A part of Magnetospirillum sp. ME-1 genomic DNA contains:
- a CDS encoding phosphorylase family protein translates to MPSDHAFPESCWGPGLGKGARVGVIVGMTSEGALLPAGTHWAAAGGVTKRVSELAEKLLAEGAEGLLSFGIAGGLDPALKPGDVVVGSAVQWEGETYEADGVWKCRLLSGIAFSRSGIVAAVSRIAATPEAKRALYEGGASVVDMESGAMARVAARAGKPFAVLRAVADPADRGLPKSVFVGLAPDGSPRPWAVMGALLRRPWELPGLIRVGLDSRAALVALGDAVKVVGPSLGV, encoded by the coding sequence ATGCCCTCTGACCACGCCTTTCCCGAATCCTGCTGGGGGCCGGGACTGGGCAAGGGGGCCCGCGTGGGCGTCATCGTCGGCATGACCAGCGAAGGCGCCCTGCTTCCCGCCGGCACCCATTGGGCGGCGGCGGGGGGCGTGACGAAGCGGGTTAGCGAACTGGCGGAAAAGCTGCTGGCCGAAGGCGCCGAGGGGCTGCTGTCCTTCGGCATCGCCGGCGGTCTCGACCCGGCGCTGAAGCCGGGCGACGTGGTGGTGGGCTCTGCCGTGCAGTGGGAGGGCGAGACCTACGAGGCGGACGGGGTGTGGAAATGCCGCCTGCTGTCGGGCATTGCCTTCTCGCGCTCAGGGATTGTGGCGGCGGTGTCGCGCATCGCCGCGACGCCCGAGGCCAAGCGCGCCCTCTATGAAGGCGGCGCGTCGGTGGTGGATATGGAAAGCGGGGCCATGGCCCGGGTAGCGGCCAGGGCCGGCAAGCCCTTCGCCGTCTTGCGCGCCGTGGCCGATCCGGCGGATCGGGGATTGCCCAAATCGGTATTCGTGGGGCTTGCCCCCGACGGGTCCCCCCGCCCGTGGGCCGTCATGGGGGCGCTGCTGCGCCGCCCATGGGAATTGCCGGGACTGATCCGGGTCGGCCTGGACAGCCGCGCCGCCCTAGTTGCCCTGGGAGACGCGGTGAAGGTTGTTGGCCCGTCCCTCGGCGTGTAG
- the hpnH gene encoding adenosyl-hopene transferase HpnH has product MGVPLHQSIKIGSYIVKQHLVGNKRYPLVLMMEPLFRCNLTCAGCGKIDYPDAILNSRISVADALASIDECPAPVVVLAGGEPLLHREIDQIVEGALARGKIVFVCTNALLLEKKLDSFKPHKNFTWTVHLDGDREDHDRAVSREGTFDQAVSAIKAAKAAGFQVNINCTLFNNADAERMAKFFDYTKTIGVGGITISPGYAYERAPDTEHFLNRRATKELFRKLFRLGKGKKWEFTQSSLFLDFLAGNQTYHCTPWGNPTRNVFGWQRPCYLLGEGYAKTYKELMEETDWDSYGTGKYEKCADCMVHSGYEPTAVADCITNPIKAAVVALRGPKTEGPFAPDLPLDKQRPAINNYEELMAKNLEMLHAEGRANNLHRVSQGN; this is encoded by the coding sequence GTGGGCGTTCCCCTTCACCAGTCCATCAAGATCGGTTCCTACATCGTCAAGCAGCACCTGGTGGGCAACAAGCGTTACCCGCTGGTCCTGATGATGGAGCCCCTGTTCCGCTGCAACCTCACCTGCGCGGGCTGCGGCAAGATCGACTATCCCGACGCCATCCTGAATTCACGCATCTCGGTGGCCGACGCGCTGGCCTCCATCGACGAGTGCCCGGCCCCCGTGGTGGTGCTGGCCGGCGGCGAGCCGCTGCTGCACCGCGAGATCGACCAGATCGTCGAGGGCGCGCTGGCGCGCGGCAAGATCGTCTTCGTCTGCACCAATGCCCTGCTGCTGGAAAAGAAGCTCGATTCCTTCAAGCCGCACAAGAACTTCACCTGGACCGTCCACCTGGACGGCGACCGCGAGGACCACGACCGCGCCGTGTCGCGCGAAGGCACCTTCGACCAGGCGGTGTCGGCCATCAAGGCGGCCAAGGCGGCCGGCTTCCAGGTCAACATCAACTGCACCCTGTTCAACAACGCCGATGCCGAGCGCATGGCGAAGTTCTTCGACTACACCAAGACCATCGGCGTCGGCGGCATCACCATCTCGCCCGGCTACGCCTACGAGCGGGCCCCCGATACCGAGCACTTCCTGAACCGCCGCGCCACCAAGGAACTGTTCCGCAAGCTGTTCCGTCTGGGCAAGGGCAAGAAGTGGGAATTCACCCAGTCGTCCCTGTTCCTGGACTTCCTGGCCGGCAACCAGACCTACCACTGCACGCCGTGGGGCAACCCGACACGCAACGTGTTCGGCTGGCAGCGCCCCTGCTACCTGCTGGGCGAGGGCTACGCCAAGACCTACAAGGAACTGATGGAAGAGACCGACTGGGATTCCTACGGCACCGGCAAGTACGAGAAGTGCGCCGATTGCATGGTCCATTCGGGCTACGAGCCCACCGCCGTGGCCGATTGCATCACCAATCCCATCAAGGCGGCGGTGGTGGCGCTGCGCGGCCCCAAGACCGAGGGCCCCTTCGCCCCCGATCTGCCGCTGGACAAGCAGCGCCCGGCCATCAACAACTACGAAGAACTGATGGCCAAGAACCTGGAAATGCTACACGCCGAGGGACGGGCCAACAACCTTCACCGCGTCTCCCAGGGCAACTAG